From a single Arachis hypogaea cultivar Tifrunner chromosome 3, arahy.Tifrunner.gnm2.J5K5, whole genome shotgun sequence genomic region:
- the LOC112785689 gene encoding P-loop NTPase domain-containing protein LPA1 homolog 1, which yields MCETPKILYIVVVDEKEKDSFRYTRSVLQSTLQLMGCKARHAFKISKRVFEVTKGESTTGTPQPEAVTLSGSYTPSENFVNKDGKNAGFCLAKTDLGDRLCSLAKEKNNSVPFESYKRRTTAFVQRETFLDMVCDAMSEYKYLGPNQRADLVLACRMRERKESVTVLLCGTSGCGKSTLSSLLGGRLGLTTVVSTDSIRHMMRSFADEKENPLLWASTYHAGECLDPVSVAEAKAKKKAKKLAGVARSLPKDVANEGGHRKSDSGILEIGPNITELPNPKQMAVEGFKAQSEMVIDSLDRLITAWEERKESVVVEGVHLSLNFVMGLMKKHPSIIPFMIYISNEEKHLERFAVRAKYMTLDPAKNKYVKYIRNIRTIQDYLCKRAEKHLVPKINNTNVDKSVAAIHATVFSCLRRRGAGDQLYDPIRNTVTVVDEEYRHQCAANTLSSKGMFRLIQRKGSSRSLMALVNTDGSVAKAWPVNRVDSNGKPIWGLGPDNGIGSPMYGPLRIGKAEPINLQFGFYGISAWPSDGGTSRAGSVDESRADDSGSRYDSGSRYLSSCCSSPTSEGPAKELKEDFSVHGSDEELDDDDQLEVGSDDDLSDDGHKDVHDEEGSVDEESTKSDEEYDDLAMQDQDYGYVWQDDEEELKDKLAAVAAELETKMQLNNHNRNMDVFHRTRSEPIPVPGPGPGPGPDHRSYSSFLVEKKSERKITPRGKAKMRKRSLSIPAFGKHSSAINDPILSGAPQR from the exons ATGTGCGAAACTCCAAAGATATTGTACATAGTGGTGGTGGACGAGAAGGAGAAGGATTCGTTTCGATACACGCGCTCTGTTCTTCAGAGCACTCTTCAACTTATGGGATGCAAAGCTCGCCATGCCttcaag ATCAGCAAAAGAGTATTTGAAGTCACAAAGGGGGAGAGTACCACTGGTACCCCACAGCCTGAAGCTGTAACGCTATCAGGTTCATACACACCAAGTGAAAATTTTGTGAATAAAGATGGTAAGAATGCTGGTTTTTGCTTGGCTAAAACAGACTTAGGAGACCGGTTATGTAGTCTggcgaaagaaaaaaataacagtGTACCATTTGAGTCGTACAAAAGGCGCACAACAGCATTTGTTCAGAGAGAAACATTTTTAGATATGGTTTGTGATGCTATGTCTGAGTACAAGTATCTCGGTCCCAATCAGAGAGCAGATTTGGTGCTAGCCTGCAG GATGCGAGAAAGGAAGGAGTCTGTGACAGTGCTGTTGTGTGGCACTAGTGGCTGTGGCAAATCCACATTGTCTTCACTGCTG GGTGGCAGATTGGGCCTCACCACAGTGGTGTCAACCGATTCTATCAGGCACATGATGAGGAGTTTTGCTGATGAGAAGGAGAACCCCTTGTTATGGGCTTCTACTTACCATGCCGGCGAGTGTTTGGATCCAGTTTCTGTTGCAGAAGCCAAGgccaaaaagaaagcaaaaaagcTAGCAGGCGTGGCACGTTCTCTTCCCAAGGATGTAGCAAACGAGGGTGGTCATAGGAAATCCGATTCAGGGATATTGGAGATAGGCCCTAACATTACTGAACTGCCAAATCCAAAGCAAATGGCTGTTGAAGGATTTAAGGCACAGAGCGAGATGGTGATTGACAGTCTTGATAGGCTAATCACTGCCTGGGAAGAACGGAAAGAGTCTGTTGTTGTAGAGGGTGTTCATTTGAGCCTAAACTTTGTT ATGGGGCTTATGAAGAAACATCCTTCAATCATACCGTTCATGATATACATTTCAAACGAGGAAAAGCACCTGGAAAGATTTGCTGTACGTGCGAAGTATATGACACTTGACCCAGCTAAAAACAAGTATGTAAAGTATATTCGAAATATTAGGACAATTCAGGATTATCTCTGTAAGCGTGCCGAGAAGCATTTAGTTCCCAAAATAAACAATACAAATGTTGACAAGAGTGTAGCAGCCATCCATGCAACTGTCTTCAGCTGTCTTCGGAGGCGTGGAGCAGGGGATCAACTGTATGATCCCATTAGAAATACTGTAACGGTTGTTGATGAGGAGTACAGACATCAATGTGCAGCAAATACTTTAAGCTCGAAAGGAATGTTCCGGTTGATCCAGAGGAAAGGTTCTTCAAGGAGTCTGATGGCACTTGTTAATACCGATGGATCTGTTGCGAAAGCTTGGCCTGTTAATCGCGTTGACTCTAATGGGAAGCCTATTTGGGGCCTTGGACCAGATAATGGAATTGGAAGTCCAATGTATGGTCCCTTGCGGATTGGTAAGGCAGAACCGATAAATCTTCAGTTTGGTTTTTATGGGATCAGTGCTTGGCCCAGTGATGGTGGTACTAGTCGAGCTGGAAGTGTTGATGAGTCGAGGGCTGATGATTCTGGTAGTAGATATGATTCTGGTAGTAGATATTTATCCTCTTGCTGTAGCTCACCGACCTCGGAAGGTCCTGCAAAAGAG CTCAAGGAAGATTTCTCGGTGCATGGTAGTGATGAAGAGTTAGACGACGATGATCAGCTAGAGGTAGGTAGTGATGATGATTTAAGTGATGATGGTCACAAAGACGTCCATGACGAG GAAGGGTCAGTTGATGAGGAATCTACAAAGTCAGATGAGGAGTACGATGATCTTGCAATGCAAGATCAAGATTATGGGTATGTGTGGCAGGATGACGAGGAGGAGTTGAAGGATAAGCTTGCCGCGGTTGCAGCGGAGTTAGAAACAAAAATGCAACTGAATAATCATAATCGGAACATGGATGTATTCCATAGAACTAGAAGTGAGCCAATCCCTGTGCCAGGTCCAGGTCCAGGTCCAGGTCCAGACCATCGTTCTTACTCTTCCTTTCTCGTGGAAAAGAAGAGTGAAAGGAAAATAACGCCGAGGGGCAAAGCCAAAATGAGAAAACGCTCTCTTAGTATTCCTGCATTTGGCAAGCATAGTTCAGCAATCAATGATCCTATCCTTTCTGGTGCTCCCCAAAGGTAG